The Flavobacteriales bacterium genomic sequence TCACAGCTCAAACCAAACTCGACCTGTTTTCCAACTACCTTGAGCATCCTGAAAACATCGACGTCAACTGGCAGGTGCTGGTATCCATGAAGGTGAACAAGTACATTTCCGCCACCTTAACCACAGACCTCATCTACGATGACGACATCAACATTGCGGTGGACACGAACAATGACGGTGTGACCGACAAATCAGGCCCCAGAACCCAATTCAAGGAAGTACTGGGTGTGGGCTTTTCATACAAATTCCAGTAAACCAACAGAACATGGGATTTCTAAAAGAATTCAGAACCTTTGCCGTAAAGGGCAATGTAATGGACATGGCCGTCGGTGTAATCATCGGCGGTGCGTTCGGTAAAATCATCGCTTCTGCGGTGAATGACATCATCATGCCTCCCCTTGGCTTAGCCATCGGTGGTATGAATTTCAGGGAACTGAAACTGGTCCTGAAAGATGCTTACACAGATGCGGGTGGCCAGGAAGTGGCCGCTGTCACCCTGAACTACGGTAACTTTTTTCAAACGGCACTGGATTTCACCATCATTGCGCTGGCCATATTTTTAATGGTCAAAGCCATGAACCAGTTGAAGAAAAAGGAAGAAGCCGCACCTGCTGCACCGCCCGCACCTTCCAAAGAAGAAATGCTGCTGACAGACATCCGCGACCTCCTAAAAGAAGGTCGGTCCAAGTAAGCTCCAACCTATATTCACACATAGGTTCAGCTGTGGTCAACCCCACAAG encodes the following:
- the mscL gene encoding large-conductance mechanosensitive channel protein MscL produces the protein MGFLKEFRTFAVKGNVMDMAVGVIIGGAFGKIIASAVNDIIMPPLGLAIGGMNFRELKLVLKDAYTDAGGQEVAAVTLNYGNFFQTALDFTIIALAIFLMVKAMNQLKKKEEAAPAAPPAPSKEEMLLTDIRDLLKEGRSK